Proteins encoded in a region of the Pelmatolapia mariae isolate MD_Pm_ZW linkage group LG16_19, Pm_UMD_F_2, whole genome shotgun sequence genome:
- the LOC134646102 gene encoding potassium voltage-gated channel subfamily E member 2-like, which produces MMWPSQTWQKLSDTNWSNLTLHLETSLTNALNHFLDNWRRNVTAASNSLDKTLAEENFRDVIWYLAVMIGMFAFIIVAMLVSTVKSKRREHSNDPYHQYIKEDWTAQKQQGDVIANFEAR; this is translated from the exons ATGATGTGGCCTTCTCAAACATGGCAAAAG TTGAGTGACACTAATTGGTCAAACTTGACCCTTCATCTTGAGACGTCCCTTACCAACGCACTGAATCACTTCCTGGATAACTGGAGGCGCAATGTGACTGCTGCAAGCAACTCTCTGGACAAGACTCTGGCTGAGGAGAACTTCAGGGACGTGATCTGGTATCTCGCCGTGATGATCGGCATGTTTGCCTTCATTATTGTGGCCATGCTGGTGAGCACAGTCAAATCTAAAAGGAGGGAGCACTCTAATGACCCCTACCACCAATACATCAAGGAGGACTGGACTGCTCAAAAACAGCAGGGCGATGTCATAGCTAATTTTGAGGCTAGAT